A window from Deltaproteobacteria bacterium HGW-Deltaproteobacteria-18 encodes these proteins:
- a CDS encoding phospho-N-acetylmuramoyl-pentapeptide-transferase, translating to MIYHLLYPLSDQVSMLNVFRYITFRSIYAMLTALILSIIIGPIFIRWLRKLKFGQYIKECGPDHQAKSGTPTMGGLLFGFCMLFSVFLWSDLSNKYIWLTVMVFLGFGAVGFVDDYIKVVRRHNDGLSPRIKLLGQLIVSVGAVSLLVSFPEYSTKLMVPFFKNFNPDLTWFYVPFGLFVMIGASNGVNLTDGLDGLAIGPAVVSAGCFALFVYVAGHVNLSNYLQVSYIAGVGEVTVICGAMVGAGLGFLWFNAFPAQVFMGDVGSLSIGGTLGFIAILCKQELLLVIVGGLFVVETLSVILQVGYFKVSGGKRIFRMAPLHHHFEKKGLHESKIIIRFWILSLLLAVMALGTLKLR from the coding sequence ATGATTTACCATCTGCTGTACCCCCTTAGCGACCAAGTCAGCATGCTCAACGTGTTTCGTTACATCACGTTTCGGTCCATTTATGCCATGCTGACAGCGCTTATTCTGTCGATAATTATCGGACCAATCTTCATAAGATGGTTGCGCAAGCTGAAGTTTGGTCAATACATAAAAGAGTGCGGCCCGGATCATCAGGCCAAGAGCGGAACTCCGACCATGGGCGGCCTGCTGTTCGGGTTTTGCATGCTCTTCAGCGTTTTTTTGTGGAGCGACCTGAGTAACAAATACATATGGCTGACGGTGATGGTCTTTCTTGGTTTCGGAGCGGTCGGGTTTGTCGACGACTATATAAAGGTCGTGCGCAGGCACAACGACGGCCTCTCCCCCAGGATCAAGCTTCTGGGGCAGCTGATCGTCAGTGTCGGAGCGGTCTCCCTGCTGGTGTCGTTTCCGGAATATTCGACCAAGCTCATGGTGCCGTTCTTCAAGAATTTCAACCCGGATTTGACCTGGTTTTACGTTCCGTTCGGACTTTTCGTCATGATCGGGGCCTCCAACGGGGTCAACCTGACAGACGGCCTGGACGGTCTGGCCATTGGCCCGGCCGTGGTCTCGGCCGGGTGCTTCGCTCTTTTCGTCTATGTGGCCGGCCATGTGAACCTTTCGAACTATCTGCAGGTCTCCTACATAGCCGGGGTCGGCGAGGTCACCGTGATATGCGGGGCCATGGTCGGGGCGGGCCTTGGATTTTTGTGGTTCAACGCCTTTCCGGCCCAGGTCTTCATGGGTGACGTGGGCAGCCTGAGCATCGGGGGCACGCTGGGATTCATCGCCATCCTGTGCAAGCAGGAACTGCTTCTGGTCATCGTGGGCGGCCTCTTCGTGGTCGAGACCCTGTCGGTGATCCTGCAGGTGGGTTATTTCAAGGTCAGCGGCGGGAAGCGGATCTTTCGCATGGCGCCCTTGCACCATCATTTCGAGAAGAAAGGCCTGCACGAGTCGAAAATCATCATCCGTTTCTGGATTCTGTCGCTTCTCCTGGCGGTCATGGCTCTGGGAACACTCAAGTTGAGGTAG
- the ftsW gene encoding putative lipid II flippase FtsW — translation MKITQREAARQLMSFDVILLGAVICLASLGLIMVLSASGIMAEKVYGDKYALFWKQVLFMVAGGVVLTVAARTNMEFFYRHTYLWILMAAGLLLLTVFSPLGTTAGGASRWLRVGPFSVQPLEAAKIALVFYLSYFFANKQDLIKTFSVGFLPPIMVTGSLCFLLLLQPDFGGAVFLAGLLFLMCLVGGTRIIFLGSAIVLALVSATLLVVNSPYRFRRVFSFLDPFQDAQNTGYQLVQSLYGLGSGGWLGQGLGEGKQKLFFLPEAHNDFIMSVLGEELGFVGVSLIIILLGVVLWRTLAISIRQASMHDRITAFGMGAIVIVGGILNMGVVLGAIPPKGVPMPFLSYGGSHLLTGFFCTGVLLNLSRKVKA, via the coding sequence ATGAAGATCACCCAGCGTGAAGCGGCCCGCCAGCTCATGAGTTTTGACGTCATCCTTCTGGGTGCGGTCATCTGCCTGGCCTCGCTTGGGCTCATCATGGTCCTCAGCGCAAGCGGAATCATGGCCGAGAAGGTTTACGGCGACAAATACGCCCTGTTCTGGAAGCAGGTGCTGTTCATGGTCGCCGGAGGCGTCGTGCTGACCGTTGCGGCCCGCACGAACATGGAATTTTTTTACCGCCACACGTATCTCTGGATCCTCATGGCGGCGGGACTTCTTCTGCTGACCGTGTTTTCGCCTCTCGGTACCACTGCAGGCGGAGCAAGCCGCTGGCTCCGGGTTGGCCCGTTTTCGGTTCAGCCGCTGGAAGCCGCCAAGATCGCGCTGGTTTTCTATCTGTCCTACTTTTTCGCCAACAAGCAGGACCTGATCAAAACTTTCAGCGTGGGTTTTCTGCCTCCGATCATGGTCACGGGGAGTCTGTGTTTCCTGCTGCTCCTGCAACCTGATTTCGGAGGCGCGGTGTTTCTGGCGGGCCTGCTTTTCCTGATGTGCCTGGTCGGCGGGACGCGAATCATTTTTCTGGGCTCGGCCATCGTTCTGGCCCTGGTCTCGGCGACGCTGTTGGTGGTCAATTCCCCGTACCGCTTTCGCCGGGTCTTTTCCTTTCTGGACCCGTTCCAGGATGCCCAGAATACTGGATACCAGCTCGTGCAATCCCTTTACGGACTGGGGTCGGGCGGTTGGCTTGGACAGGGGCTTGGCGAGGGGAAGCAGAAGCTTTTCTTCCTGCCCGAAGCACACAATGACTTCATCATGTCCGTGCTTGGGGAAGAACTGGGATTCGTGGGCGTTTCCCTGATCATCATCCTGCTCGGGGTGGTCCTGTGGCGGACTCTTGCGATCAGCATCCGCCAGGCATCCATGCACGACCGCATCACCGCTTTCGGCATGGGAGCGATCGTGATCGTTGGCGGGATCCTGAACATGGGCGTGGTCCTGGGCGCCATTCCTCCCAAGGGAGTGCCCATGCCGTTTTTGAGTTATGGCGGCAGCCACCTGCTTACCGGATTTTTCTGCACAGGGGTGCTGCTCAACCTGTCACGCAAGGTCAAGGCATGA
- a CDS encoding UDP-N-acetylmuramoylalanine--D-glutamate ligase, with translation MREFIHEDQLRGYTAVVLGAGASGIAAARLLVKMGASVRVLEKNEASAAKIPADMGITVCAGAHEPRHFAGADLIVLSPGIARTKIAKLLPEGVQVVSELELASWFVSEPIIAVTGTNGKTTTTTLISRILEANGKKVFTGGNIGTPLSEYLLSGAQAEILVLEVSSFQLQNSPSFHPRVGVLLNFSPNHLDYHETMEEYLSAKLSMFARMTASDLAVAPLPMKDELERRNFTQGRRVYFVASPRFECPGLPGEHNRENMEAAYLACRYFGLSQEDVQRGIDGFTTLPHRIEAVAEHKGVVFIDDSKSTTVDSMIAALESQDRPVRLLAGGVFKGGDLGAVLPVLRDKVRGVYLFGQSREIFEEAWSDCGKEISWDATLEEALFRAAADARSGECVLLSPATASFDLFANYKERGKTFQRAVREWVEGAS, from the coding sequence ATGCGCGAATTCATCCATGAAGATCAGCTTCGCGGTTACACCGCGGTAGTGCTGGGAGCGGGAGCTTCCGGCATCGCGGCGGCGCGTCTTCTGGTGAAAATGGGTGCGTCCGTGCGCGTGCTTGAGAAGAACGAGGCAAGCGCAGCCAAGATTCCGGCCGACATGGGAATCACGGTCTGCGCAGGCGCGCACGAACCCAGGCATTTTGCGGGCGCTGACCTGATCGTGCTCAGTCCGGGCATAGCCCGCACCAAAATCGCGAAGCTTCTGCCGGAAGGCGTGCAGGTGGTTTCCGAGCTGGAACTGGCAAGCTGGTTTGTGTCCGAGCCCATCATCGCGGTGACCGGCACCAACGGCAAAACCACGACCACGACCCTCATCAGCCGAATTCTCGAAGCCAACGGGAAAAAGGTATTCACCGGCGGGAATATCGGCACGCCTCTGTCCGAATATCTGCTGAGCGGGGCGCAGGCCGAGATCCTGGTGCTCGAGGTGTCGAGTTTTCAGTTGCAGAATTCGCCATCCTTTCATCCCCGGGTGGGCGTGTTGCTCAATTTTTCGCCCAACCACCTCGACTACCATGAGACCATGGAAGAATACCTGAGTGCGAAGCTCTCCATGTTTGCACGCATGACTGCGTCTGATCTGGCCGTGGCGCCGCTGCCCATGAAGGACGAGCTGGAGAGACGGAATTTCACGCAGGGCCGCAGGGTCTATTTCGTGGCCAGTCCCCGTTTTGAATGTCCGGGCCTGCCCGGCGAGCACAACCGGGAAAACATGGAGGCGGCCTATCTGGCATGCCGCTATTTCGGGCTTTCCCAGGAGGATGTGCAGCGCGGAATCGATGGCTTCACCACCCTGCCGCACCGTATCGAGGCAGTGGCGGAGCACAAGGGCGTCGTTTTTATCGACGACTCCAAATCCACGACCGTCGATTCCATGATAGCGGCGCTCGAAAGCCAGGACCGCCCAGTACGCCTTTTGGCTGGAGGCGTGTTCAAAGGCGGTGATCTTGGAGCGGTGTTGCCGGTGCTGCGTGACAAGGTCCGTGGGGTGTACCTGTTCGGGCAGTCGCGGGAAATTTTCGAAGAGGCCTGGAGTGATTGCGGCAAGGAAATCAGCTGGGACGCAACGCTGGAAGAAGCCCTGTTCAGGGCCGCCGCCGACGCCCGCAGCGGAGAATGCGTGCTTCTGTCTCCGGCCACGGCCAGTTTTGACCTCTTTGCCAACTACAAGGAGCGGGGCAAGACGTTTCAGCGCGCAGTGCGTGAATGGGTGGAGGGGGCGTCATGA